The following are encoded in a window of Podospora pseudoanserina strain CBS 124.78 chromosome 6, whole genome shotgun sequence genomic DNA:
- a CDS encoding hypothetical protein (EggNog:ENOG503P8DK) has product MTNGWVQGNQECRFLQPDHFGDQDVYCEATHEPEDVLYIGSDDDEYESPAERRQRIEAQGRRYLQGKRLHLISASLSGPFTKASGWTNPWRSKSVVRKSSKRKRPTTAKKPATKPQPPPVPYESSELSSARSNIVQLDDAPTQDADDESLIRVQDWRDRVLAEIPVNATPTNYYPSQTEPVSTPSKVPTPEILNDDASSELSPPPESPLIVTPIRQKKTVGLKDSSVQEEELPPQPELHTPGAGQAMFLPVIDLSPHAIRLFEETYLSRESSKASPFRQPLQGSPLKNCTPAPTLLVQPPLEEPSTTRTPADVDSAVTTTTERLPGSTQTDGSFRFHKTRQKQRDLPLRKRSRLSSVLPSNDDSSEKRNQPNHASSEIRTVEPGTVDIAREDQNPSEPTSPTSSNNDGVGNLPEPEPRIVTQEVQLETHVEHSKQCAADSPSRASQIDGVTLVPLSFAEEDREDVSMGNVTCEKENASVPQDIAASLGFPKRLLWPKPGTNVTNQSSQLTVPLDSAPVPTLLRAKEPKVPEPEQAAAAEQHVAEMSVTANAGMLAGDTIDDDVVKSGPEENEEDEETAEASETEEVTVLNMALKPEPEEYAPQPSRQPIMLVSALLDPEVFEPKIPEPGVPEPQVSEPAVLAPTPAPQPKPALESEVVSAPAPDPIPEPRTITSPDSLVPAVNGLMAEIAHRASQGLNAIRRVLDPGAESSGATDSVAITLGAEAVTVQEEPIHAAPCSSLSDETASSPSSGIATPEMALDHAKETSGKARDEPNSPATVAKEAPGIDTASKVEEMDIDTETVAKPEVAQEVTETAHEREPASISSHRSSSPVSVEQSPWATDAVSLPLAINIETPVPGRIAALTVPDSCQLPVSQSPWARGDSQFQVIIPPAPEIRSFVPFSSPANSAVLQRPETPPPQIFPSDTNNSQASIAQLSTPESNKPAQRTPENTNSFGLSTKSFRDFMTPSPQPAKRRKISGMSSARNNTGLISSTQLLFQAATANPWSPGLPSSSRRPTPNTIKPKSLLRQTLSTTTTPSMSRKRKRVTFAPLPSETPPALDLASSPYFSAEYPSTTPSSTPITPIVSFPHPKTRPSSPPPSTLSSDLPTAETEKFSKHFAKVATKRLGHTTFANPVAKLRDTQKRLLPSESQQGCDSPGGEAMAERFTHTTTRGELLGLKGEEEEEEEEEEEEEEEEEEEEEEEEEEEEEEEEEEEEEEEEEVLLQSQLDSQLEIVTEDEEEVVEGESQDVVNDVLQNLDDFLGVGGGLWDVDSAVRDMAREQRHEEEGRRMQEEEEEEMRRLKMGLGGSVWE; this is encoded by the exons ATGACCAATGGTTGGGTACAGGGCAACCAGGAGTGTAGGTTTCTCCAGCCCGACCACTTTGGCGATCAGGACGTCTATTGCGAAGCCACCCACGAGCCCGAAGATGTCTTGTACATTGGctccgacgacgacgagtaCGAAAGCCCGGCCGAACGACGGCAACGAATAGAGGCACAAGGACGCCGCTATCTCCAAGGGAAGCGCCTTCACTTGATCTCAGCCTCACTTTCTGGCCCCTTCACGAAGGCTTCTGGATGGACCAACCCCTGGCGCTCAAAATCAGTCGTGCGCAAATCTTCAAAGAGGAAGCGCCCAACCACTGCGAAGAAACCTGCGACTAAACCTCAACCGCCGCCTGTCCCTTACGAGTCCTCTGAATTGTCGAGCGCCCGAAGCAACATTGTACAGCTTGACGATGCGCCAACGCAAGATGCCGACGATGAAAGCCTTATTAGGGTGCAGGACTGGAGAGATCGGGTTCTTGCCGAGATACCTGTCAATGCGACACCTACCAATTATTATCCGTCTCAAACCGAGCCCGTCAGCACGCCCTCGAAAGTGCCCACGCCGGAGATCCTTAACGATGACGCATCCAGTGAGCTGTCGCCTCCGCCCGAGTCCCCCTTGATTGTCACGCCTATACGCCAAAAGAAGACCGTTGGGTTGAAGGATTCGAGTgtccaagaggaggagctgccaCCGCAACCAGAGCTTCACACACCAGGGGCAGGGCAGGCAATGTTTTTACCGGTCATTGATCTTTCGCCACACGCCATCAGACTATTCGAGGAGACTTACTTATCTCGGGAATCAAGCAAAGCTTCTCCGTTCAGGCAGCCGCTCCAAGGGAGCCCTCTCAAAAACTGTACGCCAGCTCCAACATTACTTGTCCAACCGCCCCTCGAGGAGCCTTCCACAACCAGGACACCCGCCGATGTTGATTCAGCggtgacaacaacaactgaAAGACTGCCAGGCAGCACTCAAACAGATGGCAGCTTTCGGTTTCACAAGACGCGCCAGAAGCAACGAGATCTACCGCTTCGCAAGCGCAGTAGACTTTCCAGCGTCTTACCGAGCAATGATGACTCAAGTGAAAAGCGAAATCAACCAAACCACGCATCATCGGAGATTCGAACGGTGGAACCTGGAACAGTTGACATTGCACGGGAGGACCAAAATCCATCGGAGCCTACATCACCAACTTCTTCTAACAATGACGGAGTGGGTAACCTGCCAGAGCCTGAGCCTCGAATCGTCACTCAAGAAGTTCAACTTGAGACTCATGTCGAACATTCAAAGCAATGCGCAGCGGACAGTCCTAGTAGGGCTTCGCAAATCGACGGTGTTACCCTGGTCCCTCTATCTTTTGCCGAGGAAGACCGCGAGGATGTCAGCATGGGCAATGTTACGtgtgagaaggagaatgCGTCGGTGCCACAGGATATCGCGGCCAGTCTTGGGTTTCCCAAACGGCTGTTGTGGCCCAAACCTGGCACTAACGTCACGAACCAGAGTTCACAGTTAACTGTACCCCTTGACTCAGCACCCGTACCAACGCTCCTTAGGGCGAAGGAGCCTAAGGTGCCTGAACCTGAGCAGGCTGCAGCGGCGGAACAACATGTTGCAGAGATGTCGGTGACGGCCAATGCTGGCATGTTGGCAGGCGATAcaattgatgatgatgtggtcaAGAGTGGTCCTGAAGaaaatgaagaagatgaagagacAGCGGAGGCTAGCGAGACTGAGGAGGTTACAGTTTTGAACATGGCGTTGAAGCCTGAACCAGAAGAATATGCACCACAACCGTCTAGACAACCAATAATGTTGGTGTCGGCGTTACTTGATCCAGAAGTCTTTGAACCCAAGATTCCAGAGCCAGGAGTACCAGAACCCCAAGTTTCTGAACCGGCGGTGTTGGCACCgacaccagcaccacaaccGAAGCCAGCGCTAGAATCGGAAGTAGTCTCTGCACCAGCGCCAGATCCCATACCCGAACCCAGGACCATCACTTCCCCTGACTCCTTGGTCCCCGCAGTCAACGGCCTGATGGCAGAAATTGCCCATCGGGCTTCACAGGGACTCAACGCCATCCGAAGGGTTTTGGACCCAGGTGCAGAATCGAGCGGAGCTACAGACAGCGTTGCTATAACGTTGGGCGCTGAGGCTGTCACCGTTCAGGAAGAGCCAATCCACGCAGCGCCTTGTTCTAGCCTATCTGACGAAACTGCATCGTCACCTTCATCTGGCATTGCAACCCCAGAAATGGCACTGGATCACGCTAAGGAAACCTCGGGGAAAGCCAGAGACGAACCAAATTCACCAGCTACAGTTGCAAAAGAGGCGCCCGGGATTGATACTGCGAGTAAGGTAGAAGAAATGGACATTGACACCGAAACGGTGGCCAAACCCGAGGTGGCACAGGAAGTGACGGAGACTGCTCATGAAAGGGAGCCTGCTTCCATCTCATCACATCGGTCTTCTTCTCCGGTATCGGTTGAGCAAAGCCCCTGGGCAACTGATGCAGTATCACTACCACTGGCTATCAATATTGAGACGCCAGTTCCCGGCAGAATTGCTGCCCTCACAGTTCCGGATTCTTGTCAACTACCAGTATCTCAAAGTCCTTGGGCGAGAGGCGATTCTCAATTCCAGGTGATAATTCCACCAGCTCCCGAAATCCGCTCTTTTGTTCcattctcttctcctgcCAACAGCGCCGTCCTCCAAAGACCcgagacaccaccacctcaaatTTTTCCTTCAGATACCAACAACTCCCAAGCGTCAATAGCCCAGCTATCAACCCCCGAATCCAACAAACCCGCCCAGCGAACCCCTGAGAATACCAACAGTTTCGGCCTCTCTACCAAGTCCTTCAGGGATTTCatgaccccctcccctcaaccaGCCAAAAGAAGGAAGATATCCGGGATGTCCTCAGCGAGGAACAACACAGGTCTTATAAGCAGCACCCAACTCCTTTTCCaagccgccaccgccaacccctgGTCTCCAGGTCTGCCGTCTAGCAGCCGGAGACCGACACCTAATACAATAAAACCCAAGTCCTTGCTCCGACAAACActgtcaaccaccaccaccccgtcgATGTCACGAAAAAGGAAACGCGTCACCTTTGCGCCTTTACCGAGCGAAACTCCCCCTGCATTAGACCTAGCATCATCCCCCTACTTCTCAGCTGAatacccctccaccactccctccagCACACCCATCACCCCAATAGTCTCtttcccccaccccaaaacgcgaccctcctccccaccaccatcaaccttgTCATCTGACCTTCCGACAGCGGAAACGGAGAAATTTTCCAAGCACTTTGCAAAGGTGGCTACCAAACGCCTCGGCCACACGACCTTTGCCAACCCGGTGGCTAAACTTCGAGATACacagaagaggttgttgccgAGTGAGAGCCAGCAGGGGTGTGACAGTCCGGGGGGGGAGGCCATGGCGGAGAGGTTT ACTCACACAACAACTCGGGGAGAACTgctggggttgaagggggaggaggaggaggaggaggaggaggaggaggaggaggaggaggaggaggaggaggaggaggaggaggaggaggaggaggaggaggaggaggaggaggaggaggaggaggaggaggaggaggaggtgttgcTGCAGTCACAGCTTGATTCCCAGCTTGAGATAGTCactgaagatgaggaggaggtagtgGAAGGGGAGTCACAGGATGTGGTGAATGATGTGCTGCAGAATTTGGATGATTTCCttggtgtgggaggggggttgtgggatGTTGATTCTGCGGTGAGGGATATGGCAAGGGAACAGAGGcacgaagaagaaggaagaaggatgcaggaggaggaggaggaggagatgaggaggttgaagatggggttgggagggagtgTTTGGGAATGA
- a CDS encoding hypothetical protein (EggNog:ENOG503P6G4) yields MAYMNSDSESEAGGHPGFSHSHGGGAPLYPPSPSPQPTKPSPIGSEMAKKKAAEKKLAEKVEHAEKNGNPTPATEVLTTPSSTLAGGTSSRESLVYNGRPKKSAATTDAPIVDQFDRLSLAPPQQVVKTTSQIFRGAAAKVSKNFEDDEIHHDHKEMRKQCRLVLRRIWGLREGLHMLQDTAGISDEFLKQLDYDIQGLINSVSQMMDEGDKVGLELLRLIALAESCGDEGRKTQEDLQRFKKEHESIVEEYKFAKEELKQVLTDNRLEVQMAQQRVKELEEERLTLDQVVATYKSKNARDSEMIQFLREKLEKLDMENGYLREQVEGKRNLWMQVHTDEKERDAARNIIKQSSMLGMGQSRPLSHHVSQVSLRPGPRHGPHHDQGLRSFQSYSQLPSGLSPKDSQLIRTPHGGTSTIPNGPQSLQNSHLKQITSGNTASANRILNSKATTADNWRRSTPRASVIRADLSGSPSERNPASPYATFSDLESPAAFKQTDETTWAREFEDFYSLMLGFCNSHFKRLQVNPQIVHASIQTKIPSLYNYMCTVINPGRPEEGQGYALSLLCETTTRPYYLLRLMLQHIVNLIFTTDGWTGFSKAVDEEMESLGQVLECSKKLPERDAASKRLAELVAEIEANKQGPNFKNRKVIEHNQILRKMIAPFIKLAKANQEAILHDLFTVTQAAWELSSKLLKAKRTFHYAFNDTGAKYSEDVHMVVETLLKPGDMALRNYRVKLSITPIVTMRSDENLTIRASQIVKAKVLVMP; encoded by the exons ATGGCTTATATGAACTCTGACTCCGAGTCGGAAGCCGGCGGTCACCCCGGCTTCAGCCACTcccacggcggcggtgcgCCGCtctaccccccctccccctccccccaacccaccaagcCCTCGCCCATCGGCTCagagatggccaagaagaaggcagcggagaagaagctcgccgAAAAGGTTGAGCATGCCGAGAAGAAcggcaacccaacccccgccaCCGAGGTGTTAACGACACCTTCGTCGACCTTGGCCGGGGGTACCTCCAGTCGTGAATCCTTGGTCTACAATGGCAGACCCAAGAAGAGCGCCGCCACCACTGATGCTCCCATCGTCGATCAGTTCGATCGACTTTCTTTGGCTCCGCCCCAACAGGTCGTCAAGACCACGAGCCAGATCTTCCGCggggctgctgccaaggtGTCAAAGAATTTCGAAGATGACGAGATCCATCATGATCACAAG GAAATGAGAAAGCAGTGTCGTTTGGTCTTGCGCCGCATCTGGGGACTTCGTGAAGGCCTGCACATGTTGCAAGATACTGCGGGTATCTCTGACGAGTTTTTGAAGCAACTAGACTACGACATCCAGGGCCTCATCAACTCCGTTTCTCagatgatggatgagggTGACAAGGTCGGCCTGGAGCTTCTTCGACTTATTGCCCTTGCTGAGTCGTGTGGAGATGAAGGCCGCAAGACTCAAGAGGACCTTCAGCGGTTCAAGAAAGAGCACGAGAGCATCGTCGAGGAGTACAAGTTCGCCAAGGAAGAGCTAAAGCAAGTCTTGACCGACAACAGGTTGGAAGTCCAGATGGCCCAGCAGAgggtcaaggagctggaggaggagcgcctTACTCTTGACCAGGTTGTTGCGACCTACAAGAGTAAGAATGCCAGAGACTCGGAGATGATCCAGTTTCTCCGCGAGAAGCTCGAAAAGCTAGACATGGAGAACGGTTACCTGCGTGAGCAGGTTGAAGGCAAACGCAATCTCTGGATGCAGGTTCACACCGACGAAAAGGAGCGCGATGCTGCCCgaaacatcatcaagcagTCGTCGATGCTTGGAATGGGCCAGTCTCGCCCATTGTCACACCATGTCTCCCAAGTGAGCCTCCGTCCGGGCCCCCGGCATGGTCCGCATCATGATCAAGGCCTCCGATCTTTCCAGTCCTACAGCCAACTGCCGTCTGGCTTGTCTCCCAAGGACTCGCAGCTGATTCGGACTCCGCATGGCGGGACCTCCACGATACCTAACGGACCCCAGTCTTTGCAGAACTCTCATCTCAAGCAGATTACATCTGGCAACACAGCTTCTGCAAACAGAATCCTGAACAGTAAGGCCACTACTGCCGATAACTGGCGTCGCTCCACTCCGCGGGCTTCAGTCATCAGGGCCGATTTATCTGGCAGTCCGTCTGAACGCAATCCTGCTTCACCGTATGCTACCTTCTCGGACCTGGAGAGTCCTGCCGCGTTCAAGCAGACTGATGAAACGACATGGGCCAGAGAATTTGAAGATTTCTATAGCCTGATGCTTGGATTCTGCAACTCGCACTTCAAGCGTCTTCAGGTCAATCCCCAGATTGTTCACGCCAGCATCCAGACCAAGATACCGAGCTTGTACAACTACATGTGCACGGTCATCAACCCCGGGAGGCCGGAGGAAGGCCAAGGCTATGCCTTGTCTCTCTTGTGCGAGACCACTACGCGCCCCTACTACCTACTTCGCCTCATGCTACAGCACATTGTCAACCTGATCTTCACCACCGACGGCTGGACTGGATTCAGCAAGGCTGTCGATGAAGAGATGGAGAGTCTTGGTCAAGTCTTGGAGTGCAGCAAGAAGCTCCCAGAGCGCGATGCAGCCAGCAAACGTTTGGCCGAGCTTGTCGCCGAAATTGAGGCAAACAAGCAAGGACCAAACTTCAAGAATCGCAAGGTCATCGAGCACAACCAGATTCTGAGGAAGATGATCGCGCCTTTCATCAAGCtggccaaggccaaccaAGAGGCCATCTTGCACGACTTGTTTACCGTCACGCAGGCCGCCTGGGAGTTGTCGTCTAAGCTGCTCAAGGCGAAGCGCACGTTCCACTACGCCTTCAACGACACGGGTGCCAAATATTCAGAAGACGTCCATATGGTGGTTGAGACTCTTCTGAAGCCGGGGGATATGGCTCTCCGAAACTACAGGGTCAAGCTCTCGATCACGCCCATCGTCACGATGCGCAGTGATGAGAATCTTACCATCCGGGCCTCGCAGATTGTGAAGGCCAAAGTTTTGGTCATGCCCTAG
- a CDS encoding hypothetical protein (COG:S; EggNog:ENOG503NXE2): protein MASLQPEPRGRSRASSAASSIRSNTSDTKRSFFGSLKDIVKRSSRSPSPNPNKMCNPFFTSAATVTANDVAAGAPLSEAPPPYTAQPPQPNPSISIDKPTTNSQHRTPSPSPSATSILSTPEDPYAFLSMFDTIFLIDDSGSMSSQNRWKETKSALQAIAPICTAHDSDGVDVYFLNSKNPAHPSTGFIGRKTAQSINQLFSDVHPTGWTPTGSRIRSILGPYVKRYVEMVKRGVDPDNTGLKPVNVIVITDGAASDDPEGVIVNLARKLDEVEAPSHQVGIQFFQVGDDGEAGRALRELDDGLRGVRDMVDTVSFDQRSSWADGGGRVLSAEGILKTVLGAVVKRLDRRVVGERQGVVGA from the coding sequence ATGGCCTCTTTACAACCAGAACCCCGTGGCCGCTCTCGAGcatcctcagcagcctcttCTATCAGGTCCAACACCAGTGACACCAAAAGAAGCTTCTTCGGCTCTCTCAAAGACATAGTCAAGAGATCCTCCcgctcaccctcaccaaacccaaacaagaTGTGcaaccccttcttcaccagcgCGGCGACAGTGACGGCGAACGACGTGGCAGCCGGAGCCCCGTTGTCAgaagcaccacccccctacACGGCCCAgcccccccagcccaacccatCGATCTCCATCgacaaacccaccaccaactcccaaCACCggaccccctccccctccccctcagcaacgtccatcctctccaccccggAAGACCCTTatgccttcctctccatgTTCGACACCATCTTTCTGATTGACGACTCAGGGTCAATGTCCTCCCAAAACAGGTGGAAAGAAACCAAATCAGCCCTGCAAGCCATCGCACCTATTTGCACCGCCCACGACAGCGACGGGGTAGACGTCTacttcctcaactccaaaaaCCCCGCGCACCCCTCCACGGGGTTTATAGGGAGGAAAACAGCGCAGTCGATCAACCAGCTGTTTAGCGACGTGCACCCCACAGGATGGACACCCACCGGTTCAAGAATCAGGAGCATTCTCGGTCCGTATGTCAAGAGATATGTCgagatggtgaagaggggtgTGGACCCGGATAACACAGGGCTTAAGCCGGTGAATGTGATTGTGATTACGGACGGGGCGGCGAGCGATGACCCGGAGGGGGTGATTGTCAACCTGGCGAGGAAGCTGGACGAGGTTGAGGCGCCGAGTCACCAGGTCGGGATACAGTTTTTTcaggttggggatgatggggaggcggggagggcgctgagggagttggatgatgggttgaggggggtgagggatatGGTTGATACTGTGAGCTTTGATCAGAGGAGCAGCTGGGcggatgggggggggagggtgttgagtgCCGAGGGGATTTTGAAGACGGTGctgggggcggtggtgaagaggttggatcggagggttgtgggggagaggcagggggttgttggcgcCTAG
- the PMC1_3 gene encoding plasma membrane calcium (COG:P; EggNog:ENOG503NX5D), with translation MTSQHKSKEAPGEYGRRDYLSASELDFESIAGYLKLSDDVEKSDEANKPDFPVSTDLPVNDNQFTFAPGQLSKLFDSKSLSVLYKLGGLAVSGGPILWMFLKRNPTSGALQNGDEGAGAWIDDATLVGVVAVVAGILNAERSLFVRDDLEGGNHPVLPELESGGWDGAGINRSGVGHQPGVDGGAEITSIN, from the exons ATGACCTCCCAGCATAAATCGAAGGAGGCCCCCGGGGAATATGGCCGACGTGACTACCTGTCAGCTTCCGAGTTGGATTTCGAAAG TATCGCGGGTTACCTTAAGCTCTcggatgatgttgagaaatCAGACGAGGCCAACAAGCCCGACTTCCCGGTTAGCACCGACCTCCCGGTCAACGACAATCAATTTACGTTTGCTCCAGGCCAACTTAGCAAGCTTTTCGACTCCAAAAGCCTATCCGTCTTGTACAAGTTGGGTGGTCTCGCGGTTTCCGGAG GCCCCATTCTCTGGATGTTCCTGAAACGCAACCCTACATCTGGGGCGCTCCAGAACGGGGAtgagggtgctggtgctTGGATCGATGATGCAACTTTGGTTGGTGTCGTGGCTGTTGTCGCTGGTATCTTGAATGCAGAGCGTAGTCTCTTCGTGAGGGATGACTTGGAGGGGGGCAACCACCCCGTCCTCCCTGAATTGGAGTCCGGCGGTTGGGACGGTGCCGGCATCAACAGGAGCGGCGTTGGCCATCAGCCAGGAGTAGATGGGGGTGCCGAGATTACGTCCATAAACTGA
- the DIA4 gene encoding Serine--tRNA ligase, mitochondrial (EggNog:ENOG503NV6W; COG:J): MKCKPPSSNTAPSDSEEPKTSKEEVVIAPSFNGRSWRYLGRFHDPPQAPSNLFPTTAFCGSISQRKPTSDNLPALPLTTSPTVALMRPSLSGVAASKSFTCLPCLLRTSTRNSFQRPVLTYTERTTPRLSPAQFSNSARQLHAQEAPDQTAAFNTAASLRPTTAPKPLLDIKHIRLNPDLYSQNCIDRNYKSLAEYPHKINALFAEWQAQQKAGRALRERGNILRRRLAGPGGTSRDDPREIIDEFGDMSRGEILEEARKVKAGLAGIEETEGKLQAEMERLALAIPNLTSDETPRGTEPEVMSYINNHPEPEPALSDRVWRSHVHVGAELGLLDFAGAASSSGWGWYYLLDEAADLEQALISYALATATRAGWRQVSPPSVVYGHIAAACGFQPRDANGETQIYAIAQSREDAARGKPELVLAGTAEIPLAGMKADTVLDEADLPLKRVAVSRCYRAEAGARGSETKGLYRVHEFTKVEMFSWTLPDQVETEEIFDEMIDLQTEILGGLGLHCRVLEMPTADLGASATRKCDIEAFFPSRRERNDGWGEVTSASICTDYQTRRLATRLKTKEGKLVYPWTVNGTALAVPRVLAAILENGWNESEKSVLIPEVLRPWMDGREKIGPRHRMN, encoded by the coding sequence ATGAAATGTAAACCGCCGAGTTCCAACACCGCTCCAAGTGATAGCGAGGAACCAAAGACATCAAAAGAAGAGGTGGTCATAGCTCCTAGCTTCAACGGAAGGTCTTGGCGTTACTTAGGTCGCTTTCATGACCCACCACAAGCTCCATCGAATCTCTTCCCCACCACAGCTTTCTGTGGTTCGATCTCTCAAAGAAAGCCAACATCAgacaacctccccgccctgCCATTGACAACTTCACCAACCGTCGCACTCATGAGGCCATCCTTATCAGGTGTCGCGGCATCCAAGTCGTTCACCTGCCTCCCATGTCTCCTCCGAACCTCAACCAGAAACAGCTTCCAGCGCCCCGTCCTCACCTACACAGAAAGAACCACCCCCAGGTTATCACCAGCGCAATTCTCCAACAGCGCCCGACAGCTCCACGCCCAAGAAGCCCCCGACCAAACCGCCGCTTTCAACACAGCCGCCTCCCTCCGCCCAACCACAGCCCCTAAACCCCTCCTCGATATTAAGCACATCCGCCTCAACCCCGACCTCTACTCCCAAAACTGCATCGACAGAAACTATAAATCCCTCGCCGAATACCCCCACAAGATCAATGCCTTGTTTGCGGAATGGCAAGCTCAGCAAAAAGCCGGCCGCGCCCTCCGGGAAAGGGGAAATattctccgccgccggttGGCTGGTCCCGGCGGCACCTCCCGTGACGATCCCCGCGAGATTATTGACGAGTTTGGTGACATGAGTCGGGGGgagattttggaggaggcgcggAAAGTAAAGGCTGGTTTGGCGGGGATtgaggagacggaggggaAGCTGCAGGCTGAGATGGAAAGATTGGCGCTGGCGATCCCGAATTTGACGAGTGATGAGACGCCCCGCGGGACGGAGCCGGAAGTCATGAGTTATATCAACAATCACCCCGAGCCTGAGCCGGCGTTGTCGGATAGAGTGTGGAGGAGTCATGTGCATGTTGGTGCGGAATTGGGACTTTTGGACTTTGCCGGGGCggcgtcttcttctgggtGGGGCTGGTATTACCTTTTGGATGAGGCGGCGGATTTGGAACAGGCCTTGATCAGCTATGCTTTGGCTACGGCTACACGGGCAGGGTGGAGGCAGGTCTCCCCTCCGAGCGTGGTGTATGGGCatattgctgctgcttgtggGTTTCAGCCGAGGGACGCGAATGGGGAGACGCAGATTTACGCTATTGCTCAGTCGAGGGAGGATGCGGCGAGGGGGAAGCCGGAGTTGGTGCTGGCTGGGACGGCGGAGATTCCATTGGCCGGGATGAAGGCTGATACTGTGCTGGACGAGGCTGATTTGCCATTGAAGAGGGTAGCAGTTTCACGATGCTACAGGGCGGAAGCGGGGGCTAGAGGGAGTGAGACGAAGGGGCTTTACAGGGTGCACGAGTTCACAAAGGTGGAGATGTTTTCTTGGACGCTGCCGGATCAGGtcgagacggaggagatCTTTGACGAGATGATTGATCTCCAGACGGAAATCTTGGGCGGGCTAGGGCTACACTGCCGGGTCTTGGAGATGCCCACTGCTGATTTGGGGGCGTCGGCTACGAGAAAGTGTGATATTGAGGCGTTCTTCCCGTCCAGAAGGGAGCGGAATGATGGCTGGGGAGAGGTTACGAGCGCCAGTATTTGCACCGACTACCAGACTAGGAGGTTGGCGACTAGActcaagaccaaggaggggaagctggTGTATCCTTGGACTGTCAACGGGACTGCTCTTGCTGTTCCGAGAGTTTTGGCGGCGATTTTGGAGAACGGGTGGAATGAGTCGGAGAAGAGTGTTTTGATCCCTGAAGTGTTGCGAccttggatggatgggagagAGAAGATTGGGCCGAGGCACCGGATGAATTAG